From a single Chitinophaga sp. Cy-1792 genomic region:
- a CDS encoding histidine kinase dimerization/phospho-acceptor domain-containing protein: MTLRTKLTLGLTFLFLMALAISMTGVYQIYRYNDNVKQVLKQNLHSIMFSNNMLQAMESRPVQFDSLQYNLQLQQANITEPGEANVTEKAVSLSQDLRQHPDDAALTEQLRLAILQISSINQQAIIQKNAAASVVANRAMLTLSVITMVLLGVSIIFIASFPAIVTKPVQLLTAGIRQVSNKHYQTRINVSRKDEFGELVAVFNMMAEQLHAYDTSNTKQIKTAKNNIETIINQINDGIIGYDKDQHLIFANSIIKDISEARKQSGQEFLQSIHSAPPGSQLCLPYKQDNRVFVKEVFKVSNEHDETGEVIVLRDISAAAAFAAEKTKFIAAASHELKTPIASMKMSISLLQDSRTGPLGGEQLELLQSIHEDTERILQISSDLLEFTQQKIAAIPGASSYQR, from the coding sequence ATGACATTAAGAACAAAGCTAACGCTGGGGCTCACCTTCCTTTTTCTGATGGCGCTCGCCATCAGTATGACGGGAGTATACCAGATATACCGCTATAACGACAACGTGAAACAGGTGTTAAAGCAGAACCTGCATTCCATCATGTTCTCCAACAATATGCTGCAGGCAATGGAAAGCCGGCCAGTGCAGTTTGATTCGCTGCAGTATAACCTTCAGTTGCAACAAGCCAATATCACCGAACCGGGAGAAGCCAACGTTACCGAAAAAGCGGTATCACTCTCCCAAGACCTCCGGCAACACCCCGATGACGCAGCGCTCACGGAACAACTACGGCTGGCCATCCTGCAGATATCGTCCATTAACCAGCAGGCCATCATCCAGAAAAATGCGGCAGCGTCTGTCGTAGCCAACAGAGCCATGCTTACACTGTCTGTTATCACGATGGTACTGCTGGGCGTGTCTATCATTTTCATCGCCAGCTTCCCGGCCATTGTTACCAAACCTGTACAACTGCTCACCGCAGGCATACGCCAGGTATCCAACAAACACTACCAGACCCGCATTAACGTCTCCCGAAAGGATGAATTCGGAGAACTGGTGGCTGTTTTTAATATGATGGCGGAACAATTGCATGCCTACGACACCAGTAATACAAAACAGATAAAAACGGCCAAAAACAATATTGAAACAATCATTAACCAGATTAATGACGGTATCATCGGATATGACAAGGATCAGCATCTGATTTTCGCGAATAGTATTATCAAAGACATCAGTGAAGCCAGGAAGCAGTCTGGCCAGGAATTCCTGCAATCGATACACTCCGCCCCTCCCGGATCACAGTTGTGCCTGCCCTACAAGCAAGACAACCGCGTATTTGTCAAGGAAGTGTTTAAAGTAAGCAACGAACATGACGAGACAGGAGAAGTGATTGTATTGCGGGATATCAGCGCTGCAGCGGCATTTGCGGCTGAAAAAACAAAATTCATCGCAGCAGCATCACATGAACTTAAAACACCGATCGCCTCCATGAAAATGAGTATTTCCTTGCTGCAAGACAGTCGCACCGGCCCACTGGGCGGTGAACAGCTGGAACTACTCCAAAGCATACACGAAGACACCGAACGCATCTTACAAATCAGCAGCGACCTGCTGGAATTTACGCAACAAAAGATAGCGGCCATTCCTGGGGCATCATCCTATCAGCGCTGA
- a CDS encoding aldose epimerase family protein, translating to MKFSSRALSTLLISGATLASCHNQSGTTETATKKDTMIAAQQARPYGESDGQQVLQYTLRNAAGMQVKILNYGGTITDIITPDKNGTLGNVVLSYDTLAGYQQKGQPYFGALIGRYANRIANAKFTLDGQSYPLAANDHGNTLHGGLKGFDKVVWQATQQGDSTLELSYSSKDGEEGYPGNLVAKVMYTLTPENALRIDYKATTDKATPVNLTNHAYFNLSAGADSTILDHELSLKASKYTPVNDQLIPTGKLTDVKGTPMDFTAPKKVGKDIAAVKGGFDHNWVLDKKEGDLETVATLYHPASGRYMEVATTQPGIQFYSGNFLDGTLQFTAGGKKYPQHGALCLETQHFPDSPNQPSFPNVILKPGETYAQTTVYKFSVK from the coding sequence ATGAAATTCAGCTCCAGGGCACTTTCCACCCTATTGATCTCCGGCGCAACGCTGGCATCCTGTCACAATCAATCCGGCACCACAGAGACAGCAACTAAAAAAGATACAATGATAGCAGCACAACAGGCACGCCCCTACGGCGAGTCGGATGGTCAGCAGGTACTGCAATATACCCTCCGCAACGCCGCCGGCATGCAGGTGAAAATCCTGAACTACGGTGGTACCATCACCGATATCATCACTCCGGATAAAAACGGTACCCTTGGAAACGTAGTATTATCCTACGACACGCTGGCAGGCTATCAGCAAAAAGGACAGCCATACTTCGGCGCCCTGATAGGCAGGTATGCCAACCGTATCGCCAATGCTAAATTTACCCTCGATGGCCAAAGCTATCCGCTGGCAGCCAACGATCATGGCAATACACTCCACGGTGGCCTCAAAGGTTTCGATAAGGTAGTATGGCAGGCCACACAGCAGGGCGACAGTACCCTCGAGCTCTCCTATAGCAGCAAAGATGGAGAAGAAGGCTATCCTGGCAACCTCGTTGCCAAAGTGATGTATACACTCACACCGGAAAATGCCCTCCGTATTGACTATAAAGCTACTACAGATAAGGCTACCCCGGTAAACCTCACCAACCACGCCTATTTTAACCTCTCTGCCGGCGCAGACAGCACCATCCTCGACCATGAACTGTCGCTCAAAGCCAGCAAATACACTCCTGTAAATGATCAGCTGATACCTACCGGCAAACTTACAGATGTTAAAGGCACACCGATGGACTTCACCGCTCCTAAAAAGGTAGGTAAAGACATTGCCGCAGTGAAAGGTGGCTTCGACCATAACTGGGTGCTGGACAAAAAAGAAGGAGACCTGGAAACAGTAGCAACCCTCTATCATCCGGCCTCCGGCCGCTACATGGAAGTGGCTACCACACAACCTGGTATACAGTTCTATTCCGGCAACTTCCTGGATGGAACCTTACAATTCACCGCTGGTGGAAAAAAATACCCACAACATGGTGCATTGTGCCTGGAAACACAACATTTCCCGGATTCACCTAATCAGCCTTCATTCCCGAATGTTATCCTGAAACCAGGTGAAACCTACGCACAAACAACTGTATATAAATTCTCTGTAAAATAA